In one Brienomyrus brachyistius isolate T26 chromosome 12, BBRACH_0.4, whole genome shotgun sequence genomic region, the following are encoded:
- the LOC125705045 gene encoding Krueppel-like factor 3, which produces MLMYDYSVMGGGAMESLMFQTFPMIPPTKVSPQQTKHISADFYANFRGSMTPPGSPDPQLDPLDLSVGQRSLSASPPTPIYAAPSLPSPPMLDAGLRPWSHYPSMPVCYPTVLTQLLPGIPPSMIPLLSNIMVPVPVSPEANGVPQKPVERDPYLPSSHHQGLQTKPLKRELANEKPCEDTMTSEIMVPPTIDNKKFSRVRSPFQFTNSTKTPAIHEESAGKKKRHRCDYEGCGKVYTKSSHLKAHRRTHTGEKPYHCMWEGCIWKFARSDELTRHMRKHTGDKPFQCPDCERSFSRSDHLALHKKRHLLV; this is translated from the exons ATGCTTATGTATGACTACTCTGTGATGGGTGGCGGCGCCATGGAGTCG CTGATGTTCCAGACATTTCCGATGATACCCCCGACCAAGGTCTCCCCCCAGCAAACCAAGCACATCTCTGCTGACTTCTACGCCAACTTCAGGGGCAGTATGACCCCCCCCGGCAGCCCCGACCCGCAGCTGGACCCCCTGGACCTCTCGGTGGGCCAGAGAAGCCTCTCTGccagtccccccacccccatctacGCTGCTCCCAGCCTGCCATCACCCCCCATGCTAGATGCCGGGCTCCGCCCATGGTCCcactatcccagcatgcctgtGTGCTACCCCACGGTCCTCACCCAGCTGCTGCCGGGCATCCCCCCCTCCATGATCCCGCTGCTGTCCAACATCATGGTGCCAGTCCCGGTCTCTCCCGAAGCGAACGGCGTGCCCCAGAAACCAG TAGAGCGTGACCCCTACTTGCCGTCTAGTCACCACCAAGGTCTACAGACGAAGCCCCTGAAGCGGGAACTGGCCAATGAGAAGCCCTGTGAAGACACCATGACCTCTGAGATCATGGTGCCACCAACCATCGACAACAAGAA ATTCTCCAGGGTGCGCAGTCCCTTCCAGTTCACTAATAGCACCAAGACTCCCGCAATCCACGAGGAATCCGCCGGAAAGAAGAAACGTCACCGCTGTGACTACGAGGGCTGCGGCAAGGTCTACACCAAGAGCTCTCACCTGAAGGCCCACCGACGGACTCACACCG GTGAGAAACCCTACCACTGCATGTGGGAAGGCTGCATCTGGAAGTTTGCCCGTTCGGACGAGCTGACCCGGCACATGCGGAAGCACACTGGCGACAAGCCCTTCCAGTGCCCCGACTGTGAGCGCAGCTTCTCCCGCTCCGACCACCTGGCGCTGCACAAgaagcgccacctgctggtgtgA